One genomic window of Kosmotoga olearia TBF 19.5.1 includes the following:
- a CDS encoding DUF6454 family protein yields the protein MSRGSDSSLGFPILSASNLKPLGNVELPFITYHVQGLAVTDEHYYLSSVDEIHNKGWLWKIDRSSLEIVKVLDLTNENAIGELTIHVGGIYHDGNYLWAPAAGYRRESPTIIFKIDPETMEIADKINFGDHIGAVASNGKDRLYLANWDSLYIYITDLSGKVIKKILNPGITQKMGYICAYQDIHYDFESGLLLCNGDTRKPYKDPDGYIFGYPYFHGYDDIFGMVDWLDLETGKVVKRVETGFTSCKTDRNTLSREGFSYHKDVMYFAPEDNITTIYMFKLISPTEPYIP from the coding sequence ATGAGCAGGGGTTCAGATTCATCACTTGGATTCCCCATTCTCAGTGCGTCAAATCTTAAACCACTTGGTAATGTTGAACTCCCTTTTATAACTTACCATGTTCAAGGGCTGGCAGTTACTGACGAGCATTACTATCTCAGTTCCGTTGATGAAATACACAACAAAGGGTGGCTCTGGAAAATCGACAGATCCTCTCTTGAAATTGTGAAAGTCCTGGACTTAACAAATGAAAATGCTATCGGTGAACTCACAATACATGTTGGTGGCATATACCATGATGGAAATTATCTCTGGGCCCCTGCCGCTGGTTACAGACGAGAATCACCAACCATAATATTCAAAATAGATCCTGAAACCATGGAGATAGCTGACAAAATAAACTTCGGTGATCATATAGGTGCCGTGGCTTCCAATGGCAAGGACAGACTCTATCTTGCCAACTGGGATTCTTTGTACATATATATCACTGATCTCTCAGGGAAAGTAATCAAAAAAATATTGAATCCCGGTATCACACAGAAAATGGGGTACATATGCGCTTATCAGGACATTCATTATGATTTTGAAAGTGGACTGTTATTGTGCAATGGTGATACACGAAAACCCTATAAAGATCCTGATGGATACATATTCGGTTATCCTTACTTCCATGGATATGACGATATCTTTGGAATGGTTGATTGGCTGGATCTGGAAACCGGAAAAGTAGTGAAAAGAGTTGAAACAGGCTTTACCAGTTGCAAGACTGACAGAAACACACTATCCCGCGAAGGTTTTTCATATCACAAAGATGTGATGTATTTCGCTCCTGAGGATAACATTACTACCATATACATGTTCAAACTCATATCTCCAACCGAACCGTACATTCCTTAA
- a CDS encoding PfkB family carbohydrate kinase, with protein MKISFVGHVSKDINVVLGKKSIVPGGGVFFGSIAVTNLGENAMVYTKCSADDRPLFKTMEETGVEVQFLPSPSSTSIENVYPTTNPDDRYSRILSLAAPFEAEELEDLNEEFVHINPLWHGEFPEELIPVIRKKTKFLAGDAQGFLRNIENGQMVYRDWERKKEYLKYFDLFKVDVNEARILTGIDNLKKAVKTIQETGPSMVIATHSAGVCVYDGSKFYEAPFGEWKLEGRTGRGDTCTAAFIVGYAKFDIATATKFAARITTEKMQYPGPYRKT; from the coding sequence GTGAAAATTTCTTTTGTTGGGCACGTATCAAAGGATATCAATGTTGTTCTGGGTAAGAAAAGTATCGTTCCTGGTGGCGGCGTGTTTTTTGGCAGTATCGCCGTCACCAATCTTGGAGAAAATGCAATGGTTTACACAAAATGTTCTGCCGATGATAGACCTTTATTCAAAACGATGGAAGAAACCGGTGTTGAAGTTCAATTCCTACCAAGTCCTTCTTCCACCAGTATCGAGAATGTTTATCCAACGACAAATCCGGATGACAGATACAGCAGAATACTTTCCCTCGCCGCACCGTTTGAAGCAGAAGAATTAGAGGATCTCAACGAAGAATTTGTACACATAAATCCATTATGGCATGGTGAATTTCCTGAAGAACTCATTCCAGTTATTAGGAAAAAAACAAAATTTTTAGCTGGAGATGCACAGGGCTTTTTGCGAAATATTGAAAATGGTCAGATGGTTTACAGAGACTGGGAGAGAAAAAAAGAATACTTAAAATACTTTGACCTTTTCAAAGTTGACGTGAATGAAGCCAGGATTCTAACAGGCATCGATAATCTCAAAAAAGCCGTAAAAACCATCCAGGAAACAGGGCCTTCAATGGTCATCGCTACCCATTCGGCTGGTGTGTGTGTTTATGATGGTTCAAAATTCTACGAAGCTCCTTTTGGGGAATGGAAGCTAGAAGGAAGAACAGGTAGAGGCGATACCTGCACAGCGGCTTTTATTGTTGGCTATGCAAAGTTTGATATCGCTACTGCAACTAAATTTGCAGCCAGAATTACCACCGAAAAAATGCAATATCCGGGTCCTTATAGAAAAACTTAA
- a CDS encoding sugar phosphate isomerase/epimerase family protein — protein sequence MIKGIGINVDTKRINGSIARFENELAFFQSVGFDYVELPPAGLDVIYWGKIRSKQVERIKKILSRFKFRYTVHTPDPVNLKDKMDVSHREVMEATIEFAHEVGAEVIVYHLGEFYPDSEITEKEQESAEIEDLRQLADIAHKYGILIGAENLTQTMSDVNRFIELVDHPALRVVMDIGHLFLACNYFKVDFLEQIEIGLKYAVELHVHDNFGKLPSVHLRNISNNESFSFTYGIGDLHLPPGEGAIPFDEVFSLIKASQFDGVVTVEMNSKDRFEDEYAKTLKFLREKLM from the coding sequence ATGATCAAAGGGATAGGTATAAATGTGGACACTAAAAGGATTAATGGATCAATCGCGAGGTTTGAAAATGAACTGGCATTTTTTCAGTCCGTAGGTTTCGATTATGTTGAACTTCCACCTGCTGGCCTCGATGTAATTTACTGGGGTAAGATACGAAGCAAACAGGTGGAACGAATTAAAAAGATACTATCCAGATTCAAGTTTCGATACACCGTTCACACTCCTGATCCAGTGAATTTGAAGGACAAAATGGATGTATCACATCGAGAGGTCATGGAAGCGACTATCGAATTTGCACATGAAGTAGGTGCCGAAGTTATCGTTTATCATCTTGGAGAATTCTATCCCGATTCGGAAATCACCGAAAAAGAACAGGAATCCGCCGAGATTGAAGATCTCAGACAACTCGCCGATATTGCACACAAGTACGGAATACTGATAGGTGCAGAGAATCTTACACAAACCATGTCAGATGTAAATCGGTTTATAGAGCTGGTTGATCATCCAGCTCTGCGGGTCGTTATGGATATTGGGCATCTTTTCCTGGCATGTAATTATTTCAAAGTGGATTTTCTCGAACAAATCGAGATCGGTCTGAAATACGCTGTTGAACTCCATGTTCATGATAATTTCGGCAAGTTGCCCTCTGTTCATTTACGAAACATTTCTAACAATGAATCCTTCAGTTTTACATACGGAATAGGTGACCTTCACCTACCACCCGGCGAAGGAGCTATTCCCTTTGATGAGGTATTCTCACTGATAAAAGCTTCACAATTTGATGGAGTGGTTACAGTAGAAATGAACAGCAAAGATCGTTTTGAAGATGAGTATGCGAAAACTCTCAAATTCCTTCGGGAAAAGCTGATGTAG
- a CDS encoding ABC transporter ATP-binding protein — MARIVLKDLHKHFGKVRAVDGINLDVEDGEFTVFLGPSGCGKTTTLLMLAGIYKPTKGEIFFDGYLMNDVPPKDREIGMVFQSYALYPHMTLYDNIAFPLRAMKVKKDEIDRRVKEVTKNLDIGKLLDRKPHQISGGQQQRVAIARALIKRPKILLFDEPLSNLDAALRAYMRAEIKKLQHDLGITTVYVTHDQVEAMTMADRIAVFSTGKIQQYDTPENIYNKPANVFVAKFVGTPAMNIIDATVILENGSFYVVNGSIKLKTRKERAEKLEKLIGKKLKFGIRPEHIKLSPKPLDENSIKAVVYILEPLGREIIYNIKIGDVIFKVLTEERMDLHPGDQIYMNISLDNYHLFDAETGESIFFKS; from the coding sequence ATGGCACGTATCGTTCTTAAAGATCTCCACAAACATTTTGGAAAAGTTAGAGCTGTTGATGGAATAAACCTTGATGTTGAAGATGGGGAATTCACAGTGTTTCTGGGTCCATCTGGTTGTGGTAAAACAACAACCCTGTTAATGCTCGCTGGAATTTACAAACCAACAAAGGGTGAGATCTTTTTCGATGGTTATTTAATGAACGATGTACCTCCAAAAGATCGGGAAATTGGGATGGTTTTTCAAAGTTATGCCCTCTATCCACATATGACTCTGTACGATAACATAGCGTTCCCACTGAGAGCAATGAAAGTTAAAAAGGATGAAATCGATCGTCGAGTTAAAGAAGTAACCAAAAATCTTGACATAGGAAAACTTTTAGACAGGAAACCTCACCAAATTTCTGGAGGACAGCAGCAAAGGGTCGCTATTGCACGCGCGTTGATTAAAAGGCCAAAAATCCTTCTCTTTGATGAACCACTCTCTAACCTCGACGCAGCTTTAAGAGCCTATATGCGTGCGGAGATTAAGAAACTTCAGCATGATCTTGGAATCACCACCGTTTACGTTACCCATGACCAGGTTGAAGCAATGACCATGGCCGATAGAATTGCTGTCTTCTCCACGGGAAAGATTCAACAGTACGATACTCCGGAGAATATTTATAACAAACCTGCCAACGTTTTTGTAGCAAAATTTGTGGGAACACCCGCTATGAATATCATAGATGCAACGGTAATTCTGGAAAACGGCAGCTTCTACGTTGTAAACGGCAGTATAAAGCTCAAAACAAGAAAAGAACGAGCAGAAAAACTTGAAAAACTCATCGGCAAGAAATTGAAGTTTGGAATTCGTCCTGAGCATATCAAACTGTCCCCAAAACCACTGGACGAAAATTCGATCAAAGCCGTTGTCTACATATTGGAACCTCTGGGAAGAGAGATCATCTACAACATCAAAATTGGAGACGTGATCTTCAAAGTACTTACTGAAGAACGTATGGATCTGCATCCCGGTGATCAAATATATATGAATATCAGTCTCGATAATTATCACCTTTTCGATGCGGAAACAGGGGAATCCATTTTCTTTAAGTCCTGA
- a CDS encoding carbohydrate ABC transporter permease, with protein sequence MMEKTTGRTYKITFFQRKKEKIASLVIYTILIVVSLPIVLGYLWLFLSSFSENMKYGIIPTKLTLHNWRFLWESIAGYPNIWHITLNTLIVALMVMFLELFITSFAGYALSRFKFKGRRTMLMGILVLHSFPSVSLLVAIYYVLKVLGLINNLWGVILLKAALEIPWGAWIMKGFYDQLPWELEWAGVVDGYSRIQVFFKVILPLVKPGLAVTAIFGFLSGWGEFIFINTFILDQQTWTLSRLIKGVIGDFRFVDYGLLTAVSLFYMLPTLVFYLFTNKYLLEVNITGTKG encoded by the coding sequence ATGATGGAAAAAACGACAGGAAGAACATATAAAATCACCTTTTTTCAAAGAAAGAAAGAGAAAATTGCAAGCCTGGTAATCTACACCATTCTAATCGTTGTAAGTCTCCCAATTGTTCTCGGATACCTTTGGCTTTTCTTGAGTTCTTTTTCTGAAAATATGAAGTACGGAATCATTCCCACAAAGTTAACCCTTCACAACTGGAGATTTCTCTGGGAGTCAATCGCTGGCTATCCAAATATATGGCATATCACACTCAACACGCTTATCGTAGCTTTAATGGTCATGTTCCTGGAATTATTCATCACAAGCTTCGCTGGTTATGCTCTTTCACGTTTCAAATTCAAAGGTAGACGAACGATGCTGATGGGGATACTGGTTCTTCATTCTTTCCCATCCGTGTCACTTCTGGTAGCTATTTACTACGTTCTTAAGGTTTTAGGACTCATTAACAACCTGTGGGGAGTAATATTACTAAAGGCAGCACTGGAAATCCCATGGGGGGCCTGGATCATGAAAGGCTTTTACGATCAACTGCCCTGGGAACTTGAATGGGCTGGGGTAGTGGACGGTTATTCTCGAATCCAGGTTTTCTTCAAAGTCATTCTTCCTCTGGTAAAACCCGGTCTTGCCGTGACCGCGATTTTTGGGTTCCTCTCCGGTTGGGGAGAATTCATCTTTATCAACACTTTCATTCTCGACCAACAAACCTGGACATTATCAAGGCTAATTAAAGGTGTAATCGGAGACTTCAGGTTTGTCGACTATGGTCTTCTTACAGCAGTATCTTTGTTTTACATGCTCCCAACACTCGTATTCTACCTCTTTACGAATAAATACCTGTTAGAAGTCAATATAACCGGTACGAAAGGATAA
- a CDS encoding carbohydrate ABC transporter permease: protein MKSKAVVYKRSRLKTRFTLATFIMPALLLTVVFFFIPVILTVILSLTSMDYRFNWDFVGIQNFIDMFRDFMIKGVIKNTIIYVAFTLAFFNVGLSLVLSILTTSIGDRGGTIFRLIWMMPRLTPSVVYGLLWLWIFDPTKYGLINGIRSALFNGVEPIDFLWQHPMLIIIIANGFVGASFGMILFTSAIKSIPKDYLYAASVDGASWFYRLRKIILPLLKWQILFTTAYQTLSLLTSFEYILIITDGGPVFSTEVWALYTYHNAFENFRFGFGAALSLVLVVIGLVASLVYLKIFRFKEMIQEPRIEVDA, encoded by the coding sequence ATGAAAAGCAAAGCAGTCGTTTATAAAAGATCCAGATTAAAAACCCGTTTTACACTGGCAACCTTTATTATGCCAGCATTACTGCTTACCGTGGTATTCTTTTTCATACCGGTTATTTTAACGGTTATTCTATCTTTAACCTCGATGGATTATAGATTCAACTGGGATTTCGTGGGGATACAGAACTTCATAGACATGTTTAGAGATTTCATGATCAAGGGAGTCATCAAGAACACGATCATATATGTCGCTTTTACCCTTGCATTTTTCAATGTCGGTTTGTCTCTTGTTCTTTCGATTTTAACGACAAGTATAGGAGATCGTGGTGGCACCATCTTCAGGCTCATCTGGATGATGCCCCGATTAACTCCATCTGTCGTTTATGGATTGCTCTGGCTGTGGATCTTCGATCCCACAAAGTACGGTTTGATAAATGGAATACGTTCAGCCCTTTTCAACGGGGTAGAACCTATTGATTTCTTGTGGCAACATCCTATGCTCATTATCATCATCGCCAACGGGTTCGTTGGTGCTTCGTTTGGAATGATCTTATTTACCTCTGCGATTAAATCTATTCCAAAGGATTATTTATATGCAGCAAGTGTAGATGGAGCTAGCTGGTTTTACAGATTAAGAAAGATCATTCTCCCATTGCTAAAATGGCAGATACTTTTTACAACGGCATACCAAACGTTATCACTTCTTACATCCTTCGAATACATTCTCATAATCACCGACGGTGGCCCTGTGTTCTCAACAGAAGTCTGGGCACTTTACACATACCATAATGCTTTTGAAAACTTTAGATTTGGTTTCGGAGCAGCTCTTTCATTAGTACTGGTAGTAATTGGTCTGGTAGCTTCTCTGGTGTATTTGAAAATATTCAGATTCAAGGAAATGATTCAAGAACCACGGATAGAGGTTGATGCATGA
- a CDS encoding ABC transporter substrate-binding protein, whose protein sequence is MKRSFWLLVLLLMLGTSLLAVQTIKLVAWTVGPDDPSINRKLNLDRAAEMLNAMLEASGSDIRIELVSSFDSTDWSSYKQRALIAFQSPDQQLDIITSGHDDIGMWAKAGYVRPLDEYIKKFWNLGFYDIIPSLWEAMKFKGKIYGVPQDTEARPFYARKDKLLAMGYTEEEIADMMEKFATGEYTLYDAVKISQEAIKAGVVKWGIWHRPKPGVDYFQIFNSFGVQYYDPDQGKLVFDKAGYLKAFQFFYDICNTYKVTPKNLIGTPWNTIHRSFAGPEGDVLFYLGGTWNVAEWMNMFGYTKEDIKAKFTYTLVPSAEKGKPGNTISHPVAYMVTSKSKYPELATLLILLASDARLNAIHAVNSGHLAIRYAELSLPMYAEDDFLTDTAKKLLPYATFAPNNDRFNEYNKIIFDAMTGLESGKMTPKFAVEWVVQRLRAQLKDEVIIK, encoded by the coding sequence ATGAAAAGGTCTTTTTGGTTGTTAGTACTGTTGCTTATGCTGGGGACTTCATTGCTTGCGGTTCAAACAATTAAACTTGTTGCCTGGACTGTTGGACCAGATGATCCATCCATCAACAGAAAGCTGAACCTCGATAGAGCAGCCGAAATGCTCAATGCTATGCTGGAGGCTTCAGGTTCGGACATAAGAATCGAACTCGTATCTTCTTTTGACTCGACGGATTGGTCTTCCTACAAACAGAGAGCGTTAATCGCTTTCCAATCCCCGGACCAGCAATTGGACATCATCACAAGTGGACATGACGATATCGGCATGTGGGCAAAAGCCGGATACGTCAGACCTCTTGACGAATACATCAAAAAGTTCTGGAATCTTGGATTCTACGACATTATTCCGTCACTGTGGGAAGCCATGAAATTCAAAGGAAAGATTTATGGTGTTCCACAGGACACTGAAGCAAGACCTTTCTACGCAAGAAAAGACAAACTTCTGGCTATGGGTTACACTGAAGAAGAAATAGCTGACATGATGGAAAAATTTGCCACTGGTGAATACACACTTTACGACGCCGTGAAGATATCACAGGAAGCAATCAAAGCAGGAGTCGTTAAGTGGGGAATCTGGCACAGACCAAAACCCGGTGTGGATTACTTCCAGATCTTCAATTCCTTCGGTGTTCAGTATTATGATCCCGATCAGGGTAAATTGGTATTCGACAAGGCCGGTTATTTGAAAGCATTCCAGTTCTTCTATGACATTTGCAATACCTACAAAGTCACTCCAAAGAACCTCATCGGTACACCATGGAACACAATACACAGATCCTTTGCTGGTCCCGAAGGAGACGTACTCTTCTACCTCGGAGGAACCTGGAACGTTGCCGAATGGATGAATATGTTCGGTTACACAAAAGAAGATATAAAAGCGAAGTTTACCTACACTCTCGTACCCAGCGCTGAAAAAGGGAAACCCGGTAACACCATTTCCCATCCGGTTGCATACATGGTTACATCAAAATCAAAATATCCAGAACTTGCCACACTACTTATTCTTCTCGCGTCCGATGCAAGGTTGAACGCAATTCACGCAGTAAACAGCGGTCACCTGGCAATCAGATATGCTGAACTTTCACTGCCAATGTACGCGGAAGATGATTTCTTAACCGACACCGCAAAGAAACTCCTACCCTACGCCACATTCGCTCCTAACAACGACAGATTCAATGAATACAACAAAATCATATTCGATGCTATGACCGGTCTTGAATCCGGAAAGATGACTCCTAAATTTGCCGTAGAATGGGTAGTTCAGCGTTTGAGAGCCCAGCTAAAGGATGAAGTAATAATTAAGTAA
- the iolG gene encoding inositol 2-dehydrogenase encodes MAKKSKVKIGVIGAGRIGKIHIENLVKNVPDAEVTIIADPLVNETKEWAKEFGIERVVSDPYEVIADPEVDAVVVCSPTNTHADLIVATAKAGKDIFCEKPIDLDLKKTIEALRVVEETGVKLQIGFNRRFDHNFRKIKKLIEDGKLGNVHIVNITSRDPNPPSIDYVKSSGGIFMDMTIHDFDMARYLVGSEVTEVYAVGGVMVDPRIGEAGDFDTAAVVLKFENGATCLIDNSRKAVYGYDQRVEVFGSRGNAMALNDRPTNVVVSTEEGVSSDKPLYFFLERYMKSFEEEMKNFIDALTKNKELPVTGNDGLKAIIIAKAATLSAKEKRPVRIEEIEKTALG; translated from the coding sequence ATGGCGAAGAAAAGCAAAGTGAAGATAGGGGTTATAGGTGCCGGGAGAATCGGAAAGATACATATCGAAAACCTCGTTAAAAATGTTCCTGATGCCGAGGTTACTATCATTGCCGATCCCCTTGTAAATGAAACAAAAGAATGGGCGAAAGAGTTTGGTATAGAAAGAGTGGTATCCGATCCTTACGAAGTCATAGCGGATCCAGAAGTTGATGCAGTTGTTGTCTGTAGTCCAACTAACACTCACGCTGATTTGATTGTTGCCACAGCAAAAGCGGGAAAAGATATCTTCTGCGAAAAACCAATTGATCTGGATCTTAAAAAGACGATAGAAGCTTTGAGGGTCGTCGAGGAAACCGGCGTAAAACTTCAAATAGGATTCAACAGGCGCTTCGACCATAATTTCAGGAAAATCAAGAAACTCATCGAAGATGGAAAACTGGGAAACGTTCACATAGTGAATATAACATCCAGAGATCCCAATCCCCCCTCGATAGACTATGTAAAGAGCTCGGGCGGCATATTCATGGATATGACTATCCACGATTTCGACATGGCCAGATACCTTGTAGGTAGTGAGGTAACCGAAGTTTATGCTGTTGGAGGTGTAATGGTCGATCCGAGAATCGGAGAGGCTGGAGACTTTGATACAGCTGCTGTAGTCCTCAAATTTGAGAATGGTGCCACATGTCTCATAGATAACAGTAGAAAAGCCGTTTATGGTTATGACCAGAGAGTTGAGGTTTTCGGTTCCAGAGGAAACGCAATGGCTTTAAATGACAGACCGACAAACGTTGTAGTTAGTACTGAAGAGGGTGTTTCAAGTGACAAGCCCCTATATTTCTTCCTCGAAAGATACATGAAATCTTTCGAGGAAGAGATGAAGAACTTTATTGACGCTCTAACAAAGAACAAAGAATTGCCTGTCACCGGGAATGATGGACTCAAAGCTATCATCATTGCCAAAGCAGCAACATTATCCGCTAAAGAAAAAAGACCTGTCAGGATAGAGGAAATAGAAAAAACTGCGCTGGGTTAA
- the iolE gene encoding myo-inosose-2 dehydratase has protein sequence MVVREDIGLGIAPIGWTNDDMPELGGDIPFEQCIDEMAEAKFEGCEVGNKFPRDPEVLRAALEPRGLQVASAWFSTFFTTKDPEETYTAFLKHRDFLHAMGAKVIVVSETGKSIQGEINTPLHSAKPIFSDMDWKKLVDGLHELGKLAAEKGMKIVFHHHMGTGVQTYEEIRKLMELTDPELVYLLVDTGHMVFAGGDPVELIKEFGPRIKHVHFKDLRKDVMERSFKDDLSFLNSVKLGVFTVPGDGTIDFVPIVKALDEIDYKGWIIVEAEQDPKLAPPLEYAIKARNYLSSVLGF, from the coding sequence GTGGTCGTAAGAGAGGATATAGGGTTAGGAATTGCTCCGATTGGATGGACCAACGACGACATGCCAGAACTTGGTGGAGATATTCCTTTTGAACAATGCATCGACGAAATGGCAGAAGCAAAATTTGAAGGGTGTGAGGTTGGAAACAAATTCCCAAGAGATCCTGAGGTATTAAGAGCTGCTCTTGAACCGAGAGGCCTTCAGGTAGCCAGCGCCTGGTTCAGCACCTTCTTTACCACCAAAGATCCCGAAGAAACCTATACTGCCTTTCTGAAACACCGCGACTTTCTCCATGCAATGGGCGCAAAAGTTATTGTCGTTTCTGAGACTGGAAAATCTATTCAGGGGGAGATAAACACCCCCCTGCACAGCGCAAAACCTATCTTCAGTGACATGGATTGGAAAAAACTGGTGGATGGACTTCATGAATTGGGAAAACTGGCTGCGGAAAAAGGTATGAAAATTGTTTTCCACCATCACATGGGTACGGGCGTTCAGACTTACGAAGAAATCCGAAAACTCATGGAACTCACTGATCCAGAACTCGTTTACCTCCTTGTAGATACCGGTCACATGGTCTTCGCTGGTGGAGATCCTGTTGAATTAATAAAAGAGTTTGGCCCAAGAATTAAACACGTTCATTTCAAAGATTTACGAAAAGACGTAATGGAACGCTCTTTCAAAGATGATCTTAGTTTTCTAAATTCTGTTAAACTCGGGGTTTTCACGGTCCCCGGCGACGGAACGATTGATTTTGTTCCAATCGTAAAAGCACTGGATGAAATAGATTACAAGGGCTGGATTATTGTCGAAGCCGAACAGGATCCGAAGCTTGCGCCACCACTTGAATACGCAATAAAAGCCAGGAATTATCTATCCAGTGTACTGGGATTTTAG
- the iolD gene encoding 3D-(3,5/4)-trihydroxycyclohexane-1,2-dione acylhydrolase (decyclizing) — translation MKTIRLTTAQALLKFLDAQYVELDGEEHKFVKGVYGIFGHGNLLGIGEALENMKDLSLTFYQGHNEQGIVHAATAYAKQKNRLEIFACTSSIGPGALNMVVGAATATVNRIPVLLLPGDTFADRQPDPVLQQIEMPYNPTITSNDAFKAVSKYWDRIERPEQLMSAALNAMRVLTDPAETGAVTLCLPQDVQGEAYDYPVEFFEKRVHHIDRRPPSLPALERAVDLILQKKKPLIIAGGGVHYSLAVEELREFAEAFNIPVSVTQAGKSVMLWDHPLNMGGVGTTGTLAANILAKEADLIIAIGTRLMDFPTASKTAFQNPDVKILSINVNPFDGLKMDAEYLNADAKLALKELKRILKEKSYRSGHSEERLKELKAQWDREVDRLYSLRSDKGIPQTAALGVINEFATENDIFVAAAGSLPGDLHRLWRCKGIKTYHMEYGFSCMGYEVSGTFGVKMAEPEKEAFALLSDGSFLMLHSELITSLQEGKKINVIILDNGGFQSINSLQKGHGSKTGFGNELRYRSKTTGKLDGDYMKIDFAGIAKSLGAKAYTARTIEELKDALEKARKEDISVLIDVKVLPGTQSGGYESWWRVGVAEVSESDTVRKAFEENQKYMKKARKW, via the coding sequence TTGAAAACAATTCGGTTGACTACGGCTCAAGCCTTACTGAAATTTCTTGATGCTCAGTATGTTGAATTGGACGGGGAAGAACACAAATTTGTCAAAGGGGTTTACGGTATATTTGGCCACGGTAACCTTCTTGGTATCGGTGAAGCTCTGGAAAATATGAAGGATCTTTCTTTAACGTTCTACCAGGGACACAACGAACAGGGCATTGTTCATGCCGCTACCGCCTATGCAAAACAAAAAAACCGCCTCGAAATATTCGCCTGTACCAGCTCCATTGGTCCTGGAGCACTTAATATGGTTGTCGGAGCTGCAACGGCCACCGTAAATAGGATTCCTGTTTTGTTGTTACCGGGAGATACTTTCGCTGACAGACAACCCGATCCCGTTCTTCAACAAATTGAAATGCCTTACAATCCAACAATAACGTCTAATGATGCTTTTAAGGCTGTAAGCAAATACTGGGACAGGATAGAAAGGCCTGAGCAGCTTATGTCCGCTGCTCTGAATGCAATGAGGGTTCTTACAGATCCAGCCGAAACAGGAGCGGTTACCCTCTGTCTTCCACAGGACGTTCAGGGAGAAGCTTACGATTACCCGGTCGAATTTTTCGAAAAGAGGGTTCATCATATAGACCGCCGTCCACCTTCTCTACCCGCTCTTGAGAGAGCTGTCGATTTGATCCTTCAAAAGAAGAAACCTTTGATCATAGCCGGTGGAGGTGTGCATTATTCACTAGCAGTAGAAGAGCTTCGAGAATTTGCGGAAGCCTTCAACATTCCGGTGAGCGTAACGCAGGCCGGTAAGAGCGTTATGTTGTGGGATCATCCTTTAAATATGGGAGGCGTCGGAACTACCGGTACCCTGGCTGCAAATATTCTTGCAAAAGAAGCAGACCTGATTATAGCTATCGGTACGCGCCTCATGGATTTCCCAACTGCTTCCAAAACAGCTTTCCAGAATCCGGATGTCAAAATTTTGAGCATAAACGTAAATCCATTCGATGGTCTGAAAATGGATGCAGAGTATTTGAATGCTGATGCAAAACTTGCCCTTAAAGAACTCAAAAGAATCCTTAAGGAGAAAAGCTATCGCTCCGGACATTCCGAAGAAAGGCTGAAAGAACTCAAAGCTCAGTGGGATCGTGAGGTAGATAGACTTTATTCTTTGAGATCTGATAAAGGAATTCCTCAAACAGCCGCACTTGGTGTCATAAATGAATTCGCGACAGAAAATGACATCTTTGTTGCTGCCGCTGGCAGTCTACCGGGAGATCTCCACAGACTCTGGAGATGTAAGGGAATCAAGACGTATCACATGGAATACGGTTTTTCATGTATGGGTTACGAGGTTTCCGGTACCTTCGGTGTTAAGATGGCTGAACCCGAAAAAGAGGCATTCGCTCTTCTGAGCGATGGAAGCTTCCTCATGCTCCATTCCGAACTCATCACCAGTCTTCAAGAAGGCAAAAAGATAAACGTGATAATTCTCGACAACGGAGGCTTCCAGAGTATAAACAGCTTGCAAAAAGGACATGGAAGTAAAACAGGTTTTGGAAACGAATTACGTTATCGTTCTAAAACCACCGGAAAACTTGATGGAGACTATATGAAGATCGATTTCGCAGGTATAGCAAAAAGTCTTGGCGCAAAAGCCTACACGGCAAGAACTATTGAAGAACTGAAAGACGCTCTCGAAAAAGCTAGAAAAGAAGACATAAGTGTTCTTATAGACGTTAAGGTACTTCCCGGCACGCAATCAGGAGGTTATGAGTCCTGGTGGAGAGTTGGCGTTGCAGAGGTTTCAGAAAGTGATACCGTAAGGAAAGCCTTTGAAGAAAACCAGAAATACATGAAGAAAGCCAGAAAATGGTAA